One window of the bacterium genome contains the following:
- a CDS encoding SIS domain-containing protein encodes MSSITDYLDLVNKAISDLPEKSIRDIVDILKTAFAEGKQVFMLGNGGSAATASHVAEDLQKGVKECTGKRFRVVSLTDCTPLICAWANDSGYDCIFAEQLDSFLDPGDVVIAISGSGNSPNVIKAVEKANEMGAITIGWTGFSGGKLAKVAQKSIVVSSDNMQRIEDIHLIIGHLIFTCMMHECSK; translated from the coding sequence ATGTCCTCGATAACCGATTATTTGGACCTGGTAAATAAGGCTATTTCTGATCTGCCGGAGAAATCGATCCGAGACATCGTTGATATTCTTAAGACCGCTTTTGCCGAAGGCAAACAGGTCTTTATGCTCGGCAACGGCGGCAGCGCCGCCACTGCAAGTCATGTGGCGGAAGACCTCCAAAAAGGAGTTAAAGAGTGCACAGGCAAGCGCTTCAGGGTGGTCTCGCTCACGGACTGCACGCCCCTTATATGCGCATGGGCAAACGACAGCGGCTACGATTGCATATTTGCCGAACAGCTTGACAGCTTTCTTGATCCGGGGGATGTGGTTATTGCGATCAGCGGCAGCGGTAACTCACCGAACGTAATCAAAGCAGTCGAAAAGGCAAATGAGATGGGAGCCATCACCATCGGCTGGACCGGTTTTTCGGGTGGAAAACTGGCAAAGGTGGCACAAAAGTCTATAGTCGTGAGCAGCGACAACATGCAAAGGATCGAGGATATTCACCTGATAATCGGTCACTTGATCTTTACTTGCATGATGCATGAATGCAGTAAGTAG
- a CDS encoding sugar transferase: MIKRTIDIVVSAMALIVLSPIILLTAIAVWLQDRHSPLYIAWRVGFNGREFGMIKLRSMVVNNDRVGSHISGNDPRITAFGRVMRRCKLDEFTQFWNVLKGEMSLVGPRPGLKRETDVFTQTERKLLSIRPGISDFASIVFADQGEILKTSDDPNRDYTQLIRPWKSRLGLFYLEHASIMLDLKVLTLTAVALINRKQALRGVRAILLNDNADEELIRIASRQDPLVPALPPGA; encoded by the coding sequence ATGATTAAGCGAACGATTGACATAGTTGTCTCGGCAATGGCTCTTATTGTTTTGAGCCCGATTATATTGCTTACTGCTATCGCAGTATGGCTTCAGGACCGACACTCACCGTTATATATTGCCTGGAGGGTCGGCTTTAACGGACGTGAGTTTGGCATGATCAAGCTGCGCTCCATGGTTGTAAACAATGACCGTGTGGGATCACACATTTCAGGCAACGACCCGCGAATAACGGCTTTCGGGCGGGTTATGAGGCGCTGTAAACTTGACGAGTTTACCCAGTTCTGGAATGTGCTTAAGGGCGAGATGAGCCTGGTGGGACCGCGTCCCGGCCTCAAACGTGAAACAGATGTATTCACACAGACCGAGCGAAAACTCTTGAGTATCAGGCCCGGAATAAGTGACTTCGCATCGATTGTTTTTGCCGATCAGGGTGAGATACTTAAGACGAGTGACGACCCCAACCGTGATTATACGCAGCTCATCAGACCTTGGAAAAGCAGACTGGGCTTATTCTATCTTGAGCATGCGTCTATCATGCTCGATCTGAAGGTATTGACACTTACAGCAGTCGCACTCATAAACAGGAAACAAGCCCTGCGAGGAGTTCGGGCGATCTTACTGAATGACAATGCCGATGAGGAATTGATCCGCATTGCATCGAGGCAGGATCCGCTTGTTCCGGCTCTTCCACCTGGTGCATAG
- a CDS encoding GHMP kinase, whose amino-acid sequence MIITQTPLRISFAGGGTDFKGFYDKEYGSVVSTAIDKYIYVIVKERFDGLIRVGYTRTEMVDNIKEIQHELVREAMKMVGIASGIEVSTMADIPSEGSGLGSSSTVTVGLLNALYAYKGEAITAETLARQACKIEIDILGKPIGKQDQYIAAYGGIKHFKFYPNEEVEISGIELDESKRQRLCESLLLFYTGTTRKSSDVLTEQKGNIASKMALLTQMRDQADDLARHLKHGAIASLGQTLRDGWARKKQLATGVSNPQIDELYELAISAGAFGGKITGAGGGGFFLVCVPPENRAAVRKKLSNLREMPINLSRDGSKIIFNVRR is encoded by the coding sequence TTGATTATCACTCAAACTCCTCTAAGAATCAGTTTTGCGGGTGGTGGAACCGACTTTAAGGGTTTCTATGATAAAGAATACGGATCAGTTGTCTCCACCGCAATAGACAAATATATCTATGTTATAGTCAAAGAGAGATTTGACGGCCTGATCCGCGTGGGGTATACACGCACCGAGATGGTCGACAATATAAAGGAAATCCAGCATGAGTTGGTCCGCGAAGCCATGAAGATGGTAGGCATCGCGAGCGGGATTGAGGTCTCAACGATGGCTGATATACCATCCGAAGGCTCGGGGCTCGGTTCGTCGAGCACTGTGACTGTCGGACTGCTCAATGCGCTTTATGCATATAAGGGCGAAGCGATTACTGCCGAGACTCTTGCGCGGCAGGCTTGCAAGATTGAGATCGATATTCTTGGCAAACCGATAGGCAAGCAGGACCAATATATCGCCGCATACGGCGGGATAAAACATTTTAAGTTCTATCCAAATGAGGAAGTCGAAATATCTGGAATAGAACTTGATGAGAGTAAGCGCCAGCGCTTGTGCGAAAGCCTGCTGCTCTTTTACACTGGAACAACCCGAAAGTCATCGGACGTATTGACTGAACAGAAGGGCAATATTGCATCTAAGATGGCTCTGCTAACACAAATGAGAGACCAGGCTGATGACCTCGCAAGGCATCTAAAACATGGGGCTATAGCGTCACTTGGTCAGACACTGCGTGACGGATGGGCAAGAAAGAAACAGCTCGCCACCGGAGTATCAAATCCGCAGATAGACGAACTCTATGAGCTTGCAATATCGGCAGGAGCCTTTGGAGGCAAAATTACTGGAGCTGGAGGGGGCGGATTCTTCTTGGTATGCGTTCCGCCGGAAAACAGAGCCGCAGTGCGCAAAAAGCTGTCTAATTTGCGCGAAATGCCGATTAACTTGTCTCGCGACGGATCGAAGATTATCTTCAACGTGAGAAGATAG
- a CDS encoding YjbH domain-containing protein — MISNCIRVSAMLGCIIFSTACWAIKVPVTQYANVSPLPGGCIALNQDGKPDGQGAMQINIPVAYTPGNGYTSLGAFSGEHLDVYYNDAEQNGTGVLAFGFGGWPRLYGSAMAVSSWIADDSKAVSLQLQCIKETDKTPAVAVGIQDLLNKEWKQYRQKMNTKVGYYAVATKKFDIDDKPIYTTLGYGAGKFLNRPFVGLSYPINNHLSIASEYDGYQINAGLGWRPKGRYSPFTIVAGFNGKCGPFFGGSATGTTNSTWAVPIGLYLIYQ; from the coding sequence ATGATTTCAAATTGCATTCGAGTAAGCGCCATGCTGGGTTGTATTATCTTCTCAACAGCCTGCTGGGCTATTAAAGTTCCCGTCACGCAATACGCAAATGTCTCGCCGCTTCCCGGAGGCTGCATAGCACTTAACCAGGACGGCAAGCCGGATGGCCAGGGTGCGATGCAGATAAATATTCCTGTGGCATATACACCGGGTAATGGCTATACCAGCCTGGGGGCTTTTAGCGGTGAGCATCTTGATGTCTATTACAATGATGCTGAGCAAAACGGCACAGGCGTCCTTGCGTTCGGATTCGGAGGCTGGCCAAGACTCTACGGTTCGGCTATGGCTGTGAGCAGTTGGATTGCCGATGACAGTAAAGCTGTGAGCCTTCAACTCCAGTGCATAAAGGAAACCGATAAGACACCCGCTGTTGCGGTTGGTATTCAGGACCTGCTTAATAAAGAGTGGAAACAATATAGGCAAAAAATGAATACCAAAGTCGGGTATTATGCCGTCGCCACCAAAAAGTTCGATATCGATGATAAACCAATATATACCACGCTCGGCTATGGAGCAGGAAAGTTCCTGAACAGACCGTTCGTGGGTCTTTCATATCCGATCAATAACCACTTGAGCATCGCAAGTGAATATGACGGCTATCAGATCAACGCAGGACTGGGATGGAGGCCGAAAGGCAGATATAGCCCGTTTACAATAGTGGCAGGATTTAACGGCAAATGTGGACCGTTCTTCGGAGGTAGTGCGACAGGTACAACAAACAGCACATGGGCGGTGCCGATCGGACTATATCTGATTTATCAGTAA
- the gmhB gene encoding D-glycero-beta-D-manno-heptose 1,7-bisphosphate 7-phosphatase — protein MRVVFLDRDGVINEDRDDYVKNLNELKVFPFTPNAVKKLNDAGFKVHVVSNQQGVAKGLIREEDLKAMQAEITRQVEAVGGKIASFSYCKHLASEKCNCRKPKIGMLLAAASNYNIDLKSSYIIGDSEKDIQAGKAAGCRTILVMSGASDAQSVKELSCSPDYIADNLAKAVDYVIEKADFSLHSE, from the coding sequence ATGAGAGTTGTTTTTCTGGATAGGGACGGGGTAATAAACGAGGACCGGGACGATTATGTCAAAAATCTCAATGAGCTGAAGGTCTTTCCATTCACTCCGAATGCTGTTAAAAAGCTCAATGATGCAGGTTTCAAGGTGCATGTCGTATCCAACCAGCAGGGAGTTGCGAAGGGTCTGATCCGAGAAGAAGACCTCAAGGCCATGCAGGCCGAGATAACCCGCCAGGTGGAGGCAGTCGGTGGCAAAATAGCAAGTTTTTCTTATTGCAAGCACCTTGCCTCGGAGAAATGCAATTGTAGAAAACCCAAAATCGGGATGCTGTTGGCTGCTGCGTCAAACTATAATATCGACCTCAAAAGCTCCTACATAATCGGCGACAGTGAAAAAGACATCCAGGCAGGCAAAGCCGCAGGGTGCCGGACGATACTGGTAATGAGTGGAGCGAGCGATGCGCAGTCTGTAAAAGAGTTATCGTGCAGCCCTGATTACATAGCTGACAATCTCGCCAAAGCTGTAGATTATGTGATTGAAAAAGCAGATTTCTCATTGCATTCTGAGTAA
- a CDS encoding Fe-S-containing hydro-lyase, translated as MNPIRLTTPLEDDVIDNLKAGDHVLLSGIVYTARDAAHARLVELLRQGKPLPFDIRGQVIYYVGPTPAKPGRTIGSAGPTTSGRMDSFTPELLEAGLKGMIGKGQRDQRVVDAIKEHKAVYFAATGGAAAMLAKRVISCEVIAYEDLGCEAIRKLEVKDLPLIVINDCHGRDFYSENQERYAKSFLGD; from the coding sequence ATGAATCCAATCCGCCTGACGACACCCCTGGAAGATGATGTGATCGATAATCTTAAAGCGGGCGATCATGTTCTTTTGTCAGGAATTGTGTATACCGCGCGCGACGCTGCCCATGCACGTCTTGTCGAACTTCTCAGGCAGGGCAAGCCTCTTCCGTTCGATATCAGAGGTCAGGTCATATACTATGTGGGGCCAACGCCTGCGAAGCCCGGCCGGACTATCGGCTCCGCGGGACCAACTACTTCAGGTCGAATGGATTCCTTCACGCCGGAGCTTCTTGAAGCTGGCCTAAAGGGAATGATAGGCAAGGGTCAGCGGGATCAGAGAGTGGTGGATGCCATAAAGGAGCATAAGGCTGTCTACTTTGCCGCCACAGGTGGAGCGGCGGCAATGCTTGCAAAGCGTGTCATTTCTTGTGAGGTTATCGCCTACGAAGACCTGGGATGCGAGGCTATACGCAAACTGGAAGTGAAGGACCTGCCCTTGATCGTAATCAATGACTGCCACGGCCGCGATTTCTACAGCGAGAACCAGGAAAGATACGCCAAATCATTCCTTGGCGACTGA